The following are encoded in a window of Microcaecilia unicolor chromosome 14, aMicUni1.1, whole genome shotgun sequence genomic DNA:
- the LOC115457385 gene encoding olfactory receptor 1009-like: MSTWDIQRGNQTQITEFSILGFSDYPNLQILLFMVFLCIYLVTLMGNLTILTVMCVDSHLHTPMYFFLCNLSILDVCLTSCTLPKMLSIFLMDNKNISFPGCITQLYLLMSFTSTELYLLTVMAYDRYVAICNPLHYSIIMNKRVCALLSAFSWAAGFLDVLPHNVSISYSSFCGHNVIDHLFCDFQTMLQLSCSDTSAIKLLINTLNLGLILTCLVLILTSYSHIIASILKMQSVKGRYKAFSTCSSHLSVVSMYCGASLFVYLTPISNSAKSVHKLLDASYSTVIPMLNPIIYSLRNKDIKAALKKGMQGKLGA; encoded by the coding sequence ATGAGTACATGGGACATCCAGAGAGGAAACCAAACCCAGATCACAGAGTTCAGCATCCTGGGGTTCTCGGATTATCCAAACCTTCAAATTCTGCTCTTCATGGTGTTTCTGTGTATCTATCTGGTCACCTTAATGGGAAACCTCACTATTTTGACAGTAATGTGCGTTGATTCACACCTCCACAcacccatgtacttcttcctctgCAATCTGTCTATCTTGGATGTCTGTTTAACTTCCTGCACTCTCCCAAAAATGCTCTCAATTTTCCTAATGGAtaacaaaaatatttctttccCGGGATGCATCACCCAGCTCTATCTACTTATGTCCTTCACTAGTACGGAGCTGTATCTGCTCACTGTCATGGCCTATGACCGTTACGTGGCCATCTGCAACCCCTTGCATTATTCGATCATTATGAACAAGAGGGTCTGCGCCCTGCTGTCTGCCTTTTCCTGGGCAGCCGGTTTTTTGGATGTGCTGCCACACAATGTGTCCATCTCTTATTCCTCTTTCTGTGGGCACAATGTGATCGACCATTTATTCTGTGATTTCCAGACCATGCTGCAACTCTCATGCAGTGATACTTCTGCCATTAAGCTGCTGATAAACACCCTAAACTTGGGTTTGATCTTGACGTGCCTTGTCCTCATCCTGACATCCTACAGTCACATCATTGcttccatattgaaaatgcagtcCGTGAAGGGGAGGTACAAGGCCTTCTCCACCTGTTCATCCCACCTGTCTGTTGTTAGTATGTACTGTGGGGCATCATTATTTGTGTATTTGACCCCCATATCGAACAGTGCAAAGTCAGTGCACAAACTCTTAGATGCGTCATACAGTACTGTGATCCCCATGTTGAA